A single genomic interval of Pomacea canaliculata isolate SZHN2017 linkage group LG5, ASM307304v1, whole genome shotgun sequence harbors:
- the LOC112563941 gene encoding LOW QUALITY PROTEIN: probable E3 ubiquitin-protein ligase HECTD2 (The sequence of the model RefSeq protein was modified relative to this genomic sequence to represent the inferred CDS: inserted 1 base in 1 codon) — MAEEALPQAPGTKRTICPNCGNFYSRELAERPPSPRRRIRQDRSSVDHLTMKASFGAAKEKPTHTNTNRNSSKQGGRLQVIANFFQNLAPTRRGSQSQNTQQSDSPVPPEQSTSHTDLLPPISSSHLIASKSHNTSYASHAYLSSPRDLSPGQKNSIVITNSPSPIRRTVEQFREDVLRAKESGNWQPVLDFYSAAFDSFIELNKTFKKDPEKEYKTAENHGIQIEFVNTVYDSLMKVPNEVSKETLKAIINCLLKDKRNRDHWLWPHGKDDLRAYLILLQNPQFSSLSAYVIFAHLLRQIASLSDHDHHFLVHWIKQLQKDRFRGILERLHNFIACRLFPPNPEDLPSLGKCTWWIPSATKVMALFNAANNLTSPVPLVPHTDFYNSTLDHLDLMAEYYAWQNPSSHAGFSFCQYPFILSIAAKRMILQKDSEQQMIIQARRSLVAKVQRRQLPDVGMLFLNLTVRRSHLVSDSLNEIAHKQHDLKKKLKVSFAGEPGLDMGGLTKEWFLLLIRKIFHQEYGMFTYDKRAGVHWFSLAPCENYQEFNLVGVLMGLAVYNSINLDVRFPSVCYRKLLSPAVVPFHNPRATVGVTTSSLDDLKKMMPDVARGLQDLLEYDGNVEEDFELSFQVSQTEFGQLKAIPLKPGGENIPVTNSNREEYVQLYVDWLINRGVYXQFAAFYHGFHSVCASNALIMLRPEEVEMLVCGNPTLVMSELKKVTIYDGYFPHDPTIRYFWDVVLHLPLEMQKKLLLFATGSDRVPIGGMGEMTFKISRINDPDLLPMSHTCFNQLVLPPYKTRKILKHKILTAIQNAEGFGLE; from the exons ATGGCGGAGGAAGcat TGCCTCAGGCGCCGGGCACGAAACGGACCATTTGTCCCAACTGTGGCAATTTCTACAGCAGAGAACTAGCAGAACGCCCACCTTCTCCTCGCAGACGAATTCGGCAGGATAGATCCAGCGTGGATCATCTTACAATGAAAGCCAG CTTTGGGGCAGCTAAGGAAAAGCCCACTCACACA AATACAAACAGAAATAGCAGTAAACAGGGAGGCCGTTTACAAGTCATTGccaacttttttcaaaatcttgcCCCAACACGCAGGGGATCTCAGTCCCAGAACACCCAACAAAGTGATTCCCCTGTACCACCAGAACAGTCTACCAGTCACACAGATCTTCTGCCTCCTATCAGCAGTTCTCACCTGATAGCATCAAAAAGTCATAATACATCTTATGCTAGTCATGCATATTTAAGCTCACCGAGAGACTTGTCACCTGGGCAAAAAAATTCCATTGTGATTACTAATTCACCATCTCCCATCAGAAGAACTGTCGAGCAGTTCCG AGAGGATGTGCTACGTGCAAAGGAGTCTGGAAACTGGCAGCCAGTCTTGGATTTCTACTCAGCAGCATTTGACTCCTTTATAGAGctgaacaaaacttttaaa AAAGATCcagaaaaagaatacaaaacagCTGAAAATCATGGAATTCAGATAGAGTTTGTGAACACAGTGTATGATTCTCTGATGAAAGTG CCAAATGAGGTCTCCAAGGAAACATTGAAGGCCATCATCAACTGTTTGCTGAAGGACAAGAG GAATCGAGACCATTGGCTGTG gcCTCATGGCAAGGATGATCTTCGAGCATATCTCATCCTCTTACAG AACCCACAGTTCAGCTCATTATCTGCATACGTGATATTTGCCCATCTTCTACGACAGATTGCTAGCTTGAGCGACCATGACCACCACTTTCTGGTTCACTGGATCAAACA attacaGAAAGATCGCTTTAGGGGCATTCTGGAACGACTTCACAATTTCATTGCCTGTCGCTTGTTTCCTCCAAACCCTGAAGATCTGCCATCACTTGGAAAATGCACCTGGTGGATACCAAGTGCTACAAAAGTGATGGCTCTTTTTA ACGCTGCCAACAACCTTACAAGTCCGGTGCCACTTGTGCCTCACACAGATTTCTATAACAGCACCCTAGATCACCTGGATCTGATGGCTGAATATTATGCCTGGCAGAATCCAAGCTCTCATGCAGG GTTCTCATTCTGTCAGTATCCTTTCATCTTGAGCATTGCTGCAAAGCGTATGATTCTGCAGAAGGATTCTGAACAACAGATGATCATTCAAGCTCGA CGAAGTCTTGTGGCTAAAGTGCAACGGCGGCAGCTGCCAGATGTGGGAATGCTGTTTCTTAACCTTACTGTCAGGCGCTCACATCTTGTTTCAGACTCTCTGAATGAG ATTGCTCACAAGCAACATGACTTAAAGAAGAAGCTGAAAGTGTCATTTGCTGGAGAACCTGGTCTGGACATGGGGGGGCTCACCAAAGAGTGGTTCCTCCTGTTAATACGCAAAATATTCCACCAAGAATATG GCATGTTCACCTATGATAAGAGGGCAGGAGTACACTGGTTTAGTCTAGCCCCATGTGAGAACTACCAAGAGTTTAACCTTGTTGGAGTG CTGATGGGCCTTGCAGTGTACAACAGCATCAATCTGGATGTGCGGTTTCCCAGCGTGTGCTACCGCAAACTGCTGTCCCCGGCTGTTGTTCCCTTTCACAATCCTCGTGCTACAGTGGGAGTTACTACTTCCAGCCTTGATGACCTCAAGAAAATGATGCCA GATGTGGCTCGAGGATTACAGGACCTACTGGAGTATGATGGAAATGTAGAAGAAGACTTTGAACTGAGCTTTCAG GTGTCTCAAACAGAGTTTGGTCAGTTGAAAGCCATTCCACTAAAGCCTGGGGGTGAAAACATACCTGTAACAAACAGCAATCGAGAAG AGTATGTACAACTGTACGTTGACTGGCTGATCAACCGGGGAGTGT AGCAGTTTGCAGCATTTTACCATGGCTTCCACAGTGTCTGTGCCTCTAATGCTCTAATT ATGCTTCGGCCAGAAGAGGTTGAGATGCTTGTGTGTGGAAACCCTACACTGGTTATGAGTGAGCTCAAAAAGGTCACCATCTATGATGGGTACTTTCCTCATGATCCAACCATCAG atACTTTTGGGATGTTGTACTTCACCTACCACTGGAGATGCAAAAGAAATTGCTGTTATTTGCCACAGGCAGTGACCGTGTGCCTATTGGTGGCATGGGCGAGATGACTTTCAAAATTTCACGTATTAATGATCCGGATTT gCTCCCAATGTCCCATACTTGCTTCAATCAGCTGGTCCTGCCACCATACAAAACCCGCAAGATCCTCAAGCACAAAATCCTTACTGCTATTCAGAATGCTGAAGGATTTGGGCTGGAATGA